One Oscillospiraceae bacterium genomic region harbors:
- a CDS encoding GDP-L-fucose synthase, with protein MMEKNAKIYVAGHRGMVGSAIVRELQRQGYTNIITRTHKELDLTRQDAVEEFFAQEKPEYVFLAAAKVGGIVANQEALADFMYDNMTLEMNAIHSAWKNGCKKLEFLGSSCIYPRMAPQPMKESCLLTSELEKTNEAYALAKISGLKYCEFLNRQYGTDYISVMPTNLYGPNDNYHPTHSHVVPALIRRFHEAKEQNLPSVTCWGDGSPLREFLYVDDLANLCVFLMNNYSGNETVNAGTGKELTIKELTELVAKVVGYTGEIKWDTTKPNGTPRKLLDVSKATNLGWSYKTELEDGLRLSYEDFLNNPMRAER; from the coding sequence ATGATGGAAAAGAATGCTAAGATTTATGTTGCAGGTCATCGCGGCATGGTGGGCTCTGCAATCGTCCGTGAGCTGCAGCGTCAGGGCTACACCAATATCATCACCCGCACCCACAAGGAGCTGGACCTGACCCGTCAGGATGCTGTGGAAGAGTTCTTCGCACAGGAGAAGCCGGAGTATGTGTTCCTTGCTGCTGCCAAGGTCGGCGGCATCGTGGCCAATCAGGAGGCCTTGGCCGACTTCATGTATGACAACATGACGCTGGAGATGAACGCCATCCACTCGGCTTGGAAGAACGGCTGCAAGAAGCTGGAGTTCCTCGGCTCCTCCTGCATCTACCCCCGCATGGCTCCTCAGCCCATGAAGGAAAGCTGCCTGCTGACCAGTGAGCTGGAAAAGACCAACGAGGCCTATGCACTGGCAAAGATCTCCGGTCTGAAGTACTGCGAGTTCCTGAACCGCCAGTACGGCACCGACTACATCAGCGTCATGCCCACCAACCTCTATGGCCCCAACGACAACTATCACCCGACCCACAGCCATGTGGTCCCGGCACTGATCCGCCGCTTCCATGAGGCCAAGGAGCAGAATCTGCCCAGCGTTACCTGCTGGGGTGATGGTTCTCCGCTGCGTGAGTTCCTGTATGTGGACGATCTGGCAAACCTGTGCGTCTTCCTGATGAACAACTACTCCGGCAATGAGACCGTCAACGCCGGTACCGGCAAGGAGCTGACCATCAAGGAGCTGACCGAGCTGGTTGCCAAGGTCGTGGGCTACACCGGTGAGATCAAGTGGGATACCACCAAGCCCAACGGCACTCCCCGCAAGCTGCTGGATGTGTCCAAGGCCACCAATCTGGGCTGGAGCTACAAGACCGAGCTGGAGGACGGCCTGCGCTTGTCCTACGAGGACTTCCTGAACAACCCGATGCGTGCAGAGCGCTAA
- a CDS encoding dTDP-4-dehydrorhamnose 3,5-epimerase codes for MDTRQTKPIILTAPAFEDFRGYLAVPYDQSINFTVRQINQGYSKKAFTLRGLHFQEGEHAQAKLVFCLHGSIFNVAVDLRPGETFGHAYSAVLSFENRKQMYIPRGFAHGYLTLEDDTLMQWCVDNDFCGKAAKTVRYDSDFIWEGEPWPDGEYIVSEKDRNAMKLEVLGGR; via the coding sequence ATGGATACAAGGCAGACGAAGCCAATAATACTCACAGCCCCAGCCTTTGAAGACTTCAGAGGATATCTTGCCGTGCCTTACGACCAATCTATAAATTTTACTGTTCGACAGATTAACCAAGGATACAGCAAGAAAGCGTTCACGCTGCGTGGTCTGCATTTTCAGGAAGGCGAACACGCCCAGGCGAAGCTGGTGTTCTGCCTACATGGTTCAATCTTCAATGTGGCTGTGGATCTGCGTCCAGGAGAAACCTTCGGTCACGCATACAGTGCGGTGTTGTCGTTTGAAAACCGGAAGCAGATGTATATACCACGAGGCTTTGCTCATGGGTATCTGACGTTGGAAGATGATACCTTGATGCAGTGGTGTGTAGATAATGATTTCTGCGGTAAAGCCGCCAAGACTGTGCGGTATGATTCGGATTTTATTTGGGAAGGTGAGCCGTGGCCTGATGGGGAGTACATTGTTTCAGAAAAGGATCGGAATGCTATGAAGTTGGAGGTGCTCGGTGGGAGATAA
- a CDS encoding class I mannose-6-phosphate isomerase, with protein sequence MQNKNKPLLLRPSGKDYLWGGSRLNDEFEKNIDLTPLAETWECSTHPDGPSYVVGGAFDGQELAAVLRTHPEYLGERHKGKNALPILIKFIDAKKDLSVQVHPTDAYAQEHENGQLGKTEMWYVLDAGRDAKLVYGLKRERTEQQMRDVIAKGTLMKDLQWVPVKKDDLFFIEAGTIHAIGAGALVAEIQENSNLTYRLYDYDRVGKDGKKRELHIEKALDVANLKGSAEPKQPLRVLKYRQGVASELLTRCKYFEVYRMIVNTERRQKVHYRADEIAFRVLLCVNGCGTISYEDGSILFYKGDCIFVPADSETLTIHGQAQFLDVRG encoded by the coding sequence ATGCAAAACAAGAATAAGCCTCTTTTGCTCCGGCCGTCCGGCAAGGATTATCTTTGGGGCGGCAGTCGTTTAAATGATGAATTTGAAAAAAACATCGACCTGACTCCGCTGGCAGAGACATGGGAGTGCTCCACGCACCCCGATGGCCCCAGCTATGTGGTAGGCGGGGCCTTTGATGGACAGGAATTGGCAGCGGTGCTGAGAACTCACCCGGAGTATCTGGGCGAGCGCCATAAGGGAAAGAATGCGCTGCCGATCCTTATCAAATTCATCGATGCCAAGAAGGATCTGTCGGTGCAGGTGCATCCCACCGACGCCTACGCACAGGAGCACGAAAACGGCCAGCTTGGCAAGACCGAGATGTGGTATGTGCTGGATGCCGGACGGGATGCAAAGCTCGTGTATGGCCTGAAACGGGAGCGCACCGAACAGCAGATGCGGGATGTCATTGCCAAAGGAACCCTGATGAAGGACTTGCAGTGGGTCCCGGTCAAGAAGGACGACCTGTTTTTTATTGAGGCAGGTACTATCCATGCCATCGGAGCCGGTGCACTGGTGGCCGAAATTCAGGAAAACTCCAACCTGACCTACCGCCTGTACGATTATGACCGTGTGGGCAAGGACGGCAAAAAGCGGGAGCTGCACATCGAAAAGGCATTGGATGTAGCGAATCTGAAAGGCAGCGCAGAGCCGAAGCAACCGCTCCGTGTGTTGAAATACCGGCAGGGCGTTGCCTCTGAGCTGCTGACCCGCTGCAAGTATTTTGAGGTGTACCGGATGATCGTCAACACCGAGCGGCGGCAGAAGGTGCACTACCGCGCGGATGAAATCGCCTTCCGGGTGTTGCTCTGCGTCAACGGCTGCGGCACGATCTCCTATGAGGATGGCAGCATCTTGTTCTATAAGGGAGACTGCATCTTTGTCCCGGCAGATTCCGAGACACTGACGATACATGGACAGGCACAATTTCTCGATGTAAGAGGGTAA
- the gmd gene encoding GDP-mannose 4,6-dehydratase, with amino-acid sequence MKKALITGITGQDGSYLAEFLLEKGYEVHGIVRRASISNTARIDHLIEKNAITLHDGDLSDSSGLIRLVGEIKPDEIYNLAAQSHVQVSFDAPEYSGDVDALGVLRVLEAVRVCGLTKTCKVYQASTSELYGKVEEVPQRETTPFHPYSPYAVAKQYGFWMVKEYRDAYGMFAVNGILFNHESERRGENFVTRKITLAAGRIAEGLQDHLELGNMDSLRDWGYAKDYVECMWLIMQQDKPEDFVIATGVQHTVRDFTEKAFAANGITIRWEGTGIDEKGYDAATGKMLVCVNPQWFRPTDVDNLWGDPTKAKTVLGWNPQSTTYEQLVEIMAKHDRERAKREKALKNI; translated from the coding sequence ATGAAAAAAGCACTTATCACTGGCATCACCGGTCAGGACGGCTCTTATCTGGCAGAGTTTCTGCTGGAGAAGGGCTATGAGGTCCACGGCATCGTCCGCCGCGCTTCCATCTCCAACACCGCCCGTATCGACCACCTGATCGAGAAGAACGCTATCACCCTGCACGACGGTGACCTGTCCGATTCCTCCGGTTTGATCCGTCTGGTGGGCGAGATCAAGCCCGATGAGATCTACAATCTGGCTGCACAGAGCCATGTTCAGGTTTCCTTCGACGCCCCCGAGTACTCCGGCGATGTGGACGCACTGGGCGTTCTGCGCGTGCTGGAGGCTGTCCGCGTTTGCGGCCTGACCAAGACCTGCAAGGTGTATCAGGCTTCTACCTCTGAGCTGTACGGCAAGGTCGAGGAGGTTCCCCAGCGCGAGACCACCCCGTTCCACCCCTACTCTCCGTATGCCGTGGCCAAGCAGTACGGCTTCTGGATGGTCAAGGAGTACCGCGATGCTTACGGCATGTTCGCTGTCAACGGCATCCTGTTCAACCATGAGTCTGAGCGCCGTGGCGAGAACTTTGTCACCCGTAAGATCACGCTGGCTGCCGGCCGTATCGCCGAGGGTCTGCAGGATCATCTGGAGCTGGGCAACATGGACTCCCTGCGCGACTGGGGTTACGCCAAGGATTATGTCGAGTGCATGTGGCTGATCATGCAGCAGGATAAGCCGGAAGACTTCGTCATTGCTACCGGTGTGCAGCACACCGTCCGCGACTTCACCGAGAAGGCTTTCGCCGCCAACGGCATCACCATCCGCTGGGAGGGCACCGGCATCGACGAGAAGGGCTATGATGCAGCTACCGGCAAGATGCTGGTCTGCGTGAATCCTCAGTGGTTCCGTCCCACCGATGTGGACAACCTGTGGGGCGACCCCACCAAGGCAAAGACCGTTCTGGGCTGGAATCCGCAGTCCACTACTTACGAGCAGCTGGTGGAGATCATGGCCAAGCACGACCGTGAGCGTGCAAAGCGCGAAAAGGCCCTGAAGAACATCTGA
- a CDS encoding sugar phosphate nucleotidyltransferase: MNLVLLSGGSGQRLWPLSNDIRSKQFIKIFHREDGELESMVQRVYRQIKAVDTDATVTIATSKSQVSAIHNQLGEEVGISVEPCRRDTFPAIALAAAYLKDVQGVGEEESVVVCPVDPYVENDYFEALKALGDRAAVSSANLVLMGIEPTYPSEKYGYIIPIGKEQVSKVSMFKEKPTQEVAKDYIAKGALWNGGVFAFKLGYVLNRAHELIDFVDYDDLFNKYDTLNKISFDYAVVEHESEIEVMRFAGTWKDLGTWNTLTEAMDSHAIGEALFNEKCENVHVVNELDVPILCMGLKDVVVSASPEGILVSDKEQSSYIKPYVNTLDHRVMFAEKSWGSFKVIDIDKASMTIKVTLNAGHQMNYHSHQHRDEVWTVIAGEGKTIVDGMEQNVKAGDVITMSAGCRHTIIAETELKLIEVQLGEAIDVHDKQKFELEY, encoded by the coding sequence ATGAATCTGGTGTTATTGTCCGGCGGTTCCGGCCAGCGTCTGTGGCCGCTTTCCAACGATATCCGTTCCAAACAGTTTATCAAGATCTTCCACCGGGAAGACGGCGAGCTGGAATCCATGGTGCAGCGTGTCTACCGTCAGATCAAGGCGGTCGATACCGATGCAACGGTCACCATTGCTACTTCTAAATCGCAGGTTTCGGCCATCCACAATCAGCTGGGCGAGGAAGTGGGCATCAGCGTGGAGCCTTGCCGCCGGGATACTTTTCCGGCCATCGCACTGGCAGCAGCCTACCTGAAGGATGTGCAGGGCGTCGGCGAGGAAGAATCCGTGGTCGTCTGTCCGGTAGACCCCTACGTGGAGAACGACTACTTTGAGGCGCTGAAAGCGCTGGGCGACCGTGCCGCCGTCAGCAGCGCGAATCTGGTCCTGATGGGCATTGAACCGACTTATCCCAGCGAGAAATACGGCTATATCATCCCCATCGGCAAAGAGCAGGTCAGCAAGGTATCCATGTTCAAGGAAAAGCCGACGCAGGAAGTGGCAAAGGATTACATTGCAAAGGGTGCGCTCTGGAACGGCGGTGTGTTCGCCTTCAAGTTGGGCTATGTGCTGAACCGCGCCCACGAGCTCATTGATTTTGTAGACTACGATGATCTGTTCAATAAATATGATACCCTGAACAAAATCAGCTTCGACTATGCTGTGGTGGAGCATGAGTCGGAGATCGAGGTCATGCGCTTTGCAGGCACTTGGAAAGACCTCGGTACTTGGAACACTTTGACCGAGGCAATGGACAGTCACGCGATCGGCGAGGCACTGTTCAATGAGAAGTGCGAGAACGTCCATGTGGTCAATGAGCTGGATGTGCCCATCCTCTGCATGGGTCTGAAGGATGTGGTGGTCTCTGCCAGCCCGGAGGGCATTCTGGTCTCGGATAAGGAGCAGTCCAGTTACATCAAGCCCTATGTTAACACGCTCGACCATCGTGTCATGTTTGCCGAAAAATCGTGGGGCAGCTTTAAGGTCATCGACATCGATAAGGCTTCCATGACCATCAAAGTGACCCTGAATGCAGGCCATCAGATGAACTACCACAGCCATCAGCACCGGGACGAGGTCTGGACGGTCATTGCCGGCGAGGGCAAGACCATTGTGGACGGCATGGAGCAGAATGTGAAGGCGGGCGACGTCATCACCATGTCCGCAGGCTGCCGCCACACCATCATCGCCGAGACCGAGCTGAAGCTCATCGAAGTGCAGCTGGGCGAAGCCATCGACGTCCACGACAAGCAGAAGTTCGAACTGGAATATTGA
- a CDS encoding phospho-sugar mutase — protein sequence MDIKKEYERWLANATADADVVAELKTLDDAKIEDAFYRDLAFGTGGLRGVIGAGTNRMNIYTVAKASQGLADYLKKNFETPSVAIGYDSRIKSDVFAKVAAGVFAANGVKVNIWTVLMPVPTVSFATRYLHTSAGVMVTASHNPSKYNGYKVYGADGCQITTEAAAEILAEIEKLDIFADVKTSDFEVGVAEGSIRYIPDEVYTAFVEQVKSQSVLFGETVNKDVAIVYSPLNGTGLKPVTHTLKETGYTNITVVKEQEQPDGNFPTCPYPNPEIKEAMALGMEYAKKCNADLLLATDPDCDRVGIAVKNKAGEYELLTGNQTGMLLLDYICSQRVKHGKMPADPVMVKTIVTMDMGEQIATHYGLRTINVLTGFKFIGEQIGKLEQQGKADSYVFGFEESYGYLTGSYVRDKDGVDGAYMICEMFSYYATQGISLLDKLDELYKTYGYCLNTLHSYEFDGSAGFAKMQSIMQAFRGDIKVFGGKKVVKLLDYAPGLDGLPKSDVLKFLLEDNCSIVVRPSGTEPKLKTYISVSAENKEAAEKVEAEICKSAEEYLK from the coding sequence ATGGATATCAAAAAAGAATATGAGCGCTGGCTGGCAAACGCCACCGCAGATGCCGATGTAGTGGCGGAACTGAAAACGCTGGATGACGCCAAAATCGAGGACGCTTTTTACCGTGACCTTGCCTTTGGCACGGGCGGTCTGCGCGGCGTCATCGGCGCAGGCACCAACCGCATGAACATCTATACCGTGGCAAAGGCTTCTCAGGGTCTGGCAGACTATTTGAAAAAGAACTTTGAAACGCCGTCTGTGGCCATCGGTTACGACAGCCGCATCAAGAGCGATGTGTTTGCAAAAGTCGCCGCCGGTGTGTTTGCAGCGAATGGCGTCAAGGTCAACATCTGGACTGTCCTGATGCCGGTTCCTACCGTGTCCTTTGCGACCCGCTATCTGCACACCTCTGCGGGTGTCATGGTGACGGCTTCCCACAATCCCAGCAAGTACAACGGCTATAAGGTCTACGGCGCTGACGGCTGCCAGATTACCACCGAGGCCGCTGCGGAAATTCTGGCTGAGATCGAGAAGCTGGACATCTTTGCCGACGTCAAGACCAGCGATTTTGAAGTAGGCGTGGCAGAGGGCAGCATCCGGTACATCCCGGACGAGGTCTACACTGCCTTTGTGGAGCAGGTCAAGAGCCAGTCTGTTCTCTTTGGCGAGACCGTCAACAAGGATGTGGCCATCGTGTACAGCCCGTTGAACGGCACCGGCCTGAAGCCTGTGACTCACACCTTGAAGGAGACGGGCTACACCAACATCACCGTGGTCAAAGAGCAGGAGCAGCCGGACGGTAACTTCCCGACCTGCCCGTATCCCAACCCGGAGATCAAGGAAGCCATGGCACTGGGCATGGAGTATGCCAAGAAGTGCAACGCCGACCTGCTGCTGGCCACCGACCCCGACTGTGACCGTGTGGGTATCGCTGTCAAGAACAAGGCAGGGGAGTACGAGCTGCTGACCGGCAACCAGACGGGTATGCTGCTGCTGGACTATATTTGCAGCCAGCGCGTCAAGCACGGCAAGATGCCTGCCGACCCGGTCATGGTCAAGACCATCGTGACGATGGACATGGGCGAGCAGATCGCTACTCATTACGGCCTGCGTACCATCAATGTGCTGACCGGCTTCAAGTTCATCGGTGAGCAGATTGGAAAACTGGAACAGCAGGGCAAGGCAGACAGCTATGTGTTCGGCTTTGAGGAGAGCTATGGCTATCTGACCGGCTCCTACGTCCGCGATAAGGATGGTGTGGACGGTGCGTACATGATCTGCGAGATGTTCAGCTACTATGCGACGCAGGGTATCAGCCTGCTGGACAAGCTGGATGAACTGTACAAGACATACGGCTACTGCCTGAACACTCTGCACAGCTACGAGTTCGACGGCAGCGCCGGTTTTGCCAAGATGCAGAGCATTATGCAGGCATTCCGTGGTGATATCAAGGTGTTCGGCGGCAAAAAGGTCGTCAAACTGCTGGACTACGCACCGGGTCTGGATGGTCTGCCCAAGTCCGATGTGCTCAAGTTCCTGCTGGAAGACAACTGCTCTATTGTGGTGCGTCCCTCCGGCACCGAGCCGAAGCTCAAGACCTATATTTCTGTCAGTGCAGAGAATAAGGAAGCCGCCGAGAAGGTGGAAGCAGAAATCTGCAAGAGTGCGGAAGAGTACCTGAAGTAA
- a CDS encoding AraC family transcriptional regulator, whose protein sequence is MNQELFNPQSSYVSSSRIIYTPSTFARTSLLHLQEVGSLQAVHPHVSQRENLVSFLCLIVLSGEGELSYEEQTYHLSERDCVFIDCRKAYSHSTSDDLWSLQWCHFYAPSLPAVYEKYKERGGCPVFHPEDIKPFTDLLTELYDLASSSDYIRDMRINEKLGILLTLLMEQSWHPESVTISRKRLELAAVKEYLDEHYTEKIALDNLAEHFFINKFYLSKIFRETYGTTVNNYLISKRITRAKQLLRFTDMTVDEVGAAVGMRDANYFSRMFRKVEGISPREYRKRW, encoded by the coding sequence ATGAACCAAGAACTATTTAACCCACAGTCTTCTTACGTAAGTTCCTCCCGAATCATTTACACCCCATCAACCTTTGCCAGAACATCCTTGCTCCATCTGCAGGAGGTAGGTTCTTTGCAGGCTGTTCATCCACATGTATCCCAGAGAGAGAATCTAGTGTCGTTCCTTTGCCTTATCGTTCTGTCTGGCGAGGGAGAACTCTCCTATGAGGAGCAAACATATCATCTGAGCGAGAGAGACTGTGTGTTCATCGACTGCCGGAAAGCGTACAGCCATTCGACCTCAGATGACCTTTGGTCGCTCCAGTGGTGTCACTTCTATGCACCATCTCTTCCTGCCGTATATGAAAAGTATAAAGAGCGTGGCGGATGCCCCGTATTCCACCCGGAGGATATCAAGCCATTCACGGATTTACTTACGGAACTTTATGATCTTGCTTCTTCATCCGATTATATTCGAGATATGCGGATCAATGAGAAGCTGGGAATTTTGCTCACCTTACTGATGGAGCAGTCCTGGCATCCGGAGAGCGTGACGATATCTCGAAAGCGGTTGGAACTGGCAGCTGTAAAGGAGTATCTGGATGAGCATTATACGGAGAAAATCGCACTGGATAATCTGGCTGAGCACTTCTTTATCAATAAGTTCTACCTGTCCAAAATCTTTAGAGAAACATACGGAACAACGGTCAATAACTATCTGATCTCAAAGCGAATCACCAGAGCCAAGCAGCTGCTTCGCTTCACAGATATGACTGTAGATGAAGTTGGTGCTGCGGTCGGCATGAGAGATGCGAATTATTTCAGTCGGATGTTCCGAAAAGTAGAAGGCATCAGTCCAAGAGAATATCGGAAACGGTGGTGA